In Picosynechococcus sp. PCC 7002, the following are encoded in one genomic region:
- a CDS encoding glycosyltransferase family 4 protein — MHLVILFHNIGGYHAARLRATFAACQARAWRLTAVQVIGHTQEHPWGMIDNVITFPLQTLLNADLDEKEYQHRLVRSRLVTSLNQLQPDIVAIPGWGFVASRTALSWCHRNRIPTILMSESKADDELRQQWKEALKSWLYVRHYNAALVGSQHHADYLVTLGMFPQKIFLGYDAVDNDYFETQADQALRNPAMVRQKYSTMPSRPYFLAVTRFIPRKNLSRLIDAYALYRQHVTDAWDLVLCGSGVEAASLKQQTHQLELDAWIHFPGFIPYTAIGDWYGLAHAFIHPALQEQWGLVVNEACAAGLPILCSQTVGARYDLVHEHQNGLLFDPTSTQDITRCLLSIHQLNEAERVQWGNASRAIASTYRPEYFAKGMLQAADTALNQTQHHSLKQRNRGKVAK; from the coding sequence ATGCATCTTGTTATTCTCTTTCACAATATTGGTGGCTACCATGCGGCCCGCTTGAGAGCAACATTTGCAGCCTGTCAGGCCAGAGCATGGCGGTTGACTGCTGTACAAGTCATTGGTCATACCCAAGAACACCCTTGGGGCATGATAGATAATGTCATTACATTTCCTTTACAAACCCTATTAAATGCAGATTTAGACGAAAAAGAATATCAGCATCGGCTGGTGCGATCACGTTTAGTTACTTCTCTGAATCAGCTTCAGCCGGATATCGTTGCCATTCCAGGATGGGGTTTTGTTGCATCTCGAACGGCTTTGTCCTGGTGTCACCGCAATCGTATTCCCACCATTTTGATGAGTGAAAGTAAAGCAGACGATGAGCTACGCCAACAGTGGAAAGAAGCTCTCAAATCTTGGCTGTATGTCCGACATTACAATGCGGCACTCGTTGGAAGCCAGCATCATGCAGATTATCTGGTGACCTTAGGAATGTTTCCCCAAAAGATTTTTCTCGGTTATGATGCCGTCGATAACGATTATTTTGAAACCCAGGCTGACCAGGCTCTGCGCAATCCTGCTATGGTTCGCCAGAAATATTCCACAATGCCCAGTCGCCCCTATTTTCTGGCTGTAACTCGATTTATTCCGCGTAAAAACCTGAGTCGGTTAATTGACGCCTATGCCCTCTACCGCCAACACGTCACCGATGCCTGGGATTTAGTACTCTGTGGGAGCGGCGTGGAGGCAGCATCCCTCAAGCAGCAGACTCACCAGTTAGAACTCGATGCCTGGATTCACTTTCCGGGATTCATCCCCTACACGGCCATCGGTGACTGGTATGGACTCGCCCATGCGTTTATCCACCCGGCCTTACAAGAACAGTGGGGCTTAGTGGTGAATGAAGCCTGTGCCGCAGGTCTTCCGATTCTGTGTAGTCAGACCGTCGGCGCACGATATGACCTTGTGCATGAGCATCAAAATGGTCTCTTATTTGACCCAACCTCTACTCAGGACATCACCCGCTGTTTACTCTCAATCCACCAGCTTAATGAAGCTGAGCGAGTGCAATGGGGAAATGCCAGTCGGGCGATCGCCTCAACCTACCGTCCAGAATACTTTGCGAAGGGAATGCTTCAGGCGGCTGACACAGCATTGAATCAAACTCAACATCACTCGCTGAAGCAACGTAACCGAGGAAAAGTTGCGAAATGA
- a CDS encoding glycosyltransferase, which translates to MNSPRILFISPYLSVTYGGTSKSVSDLADALGRSGTCLDLITTHADVAHCLDVPTEIWLEKETYRLQYFPAWFKNDLIMSYRLLHWLFQNASRYDLIHTHTIFSPLISLCHWICRYHGIPYLTTPHGMLEPWALQYKPWKKNLYYSLIERRNLRKAQAIHSIARCESENIATLCPDATVWLVPNGIHWSDFSSPPSSAAFYQTYPHLRNQKLILFLGRIDPKKGLDLLASAFAAIHQKVPDAHLVIAGPDSIGFLPTAQQYFANAHCLEAVTFTGMLSGDIKYSALATASVYVAPSYSEGFSMSILEGMASGLPCVFTNACNFPEAANVAKIVSVDQEQIAQAIYWCLANPEDAVVMGDHARQFISEHYTWDKIAIKLIGVYQSILNQGDSSQ; encoded by the coding sequence ATGAATTCTCCCCGCATTCTTTTCATTTCTCCGTATCTTAGCGTTACCTATGGCGGCACGTCCAAGAGTGTGAGTGACCTTGCCGATGCTCTGGGTCGGTCTGGCACTTGCCTTGACCTGATCACGACCCATGCCGACGTTGCTCACTGTTTAGATGTGCCAACGGAGATCTGGCTTGAGAAGGAGACCTATCGACTTCAATACTTTCCAGCCTGGTTCAAAAATGATCTGATCATGAGCTATCGGCTGCTTCACTGGCTATTTCAGAATGCTTCACGCTACGATTTAATCCACACTCATACGATTTTTTCTCCTCTCATTTCTCTTTGCCACTGGATTTGCCGATATCATGGGATTCCTTACCTCACGACGCCCCATGGCATGTTAGAACCCTGGGCACTGCAATACAAACCATGGAAAAAAAATCTGTATTATTCCTTGATCGAGCGAAGAAACCTGCGAAAAGCCCAGGCAATTCATAGTATTGCCCGTTGCGAATCAGAAAATATCGCAACATTATGTCCTGATGCGACCGTTTGGCTCGTGCCCAATGGCATTCATTGGAGTGATTTCTCGTCTCCTCCATCATCTGCTGCCTTCTATCAAACATATCCCCATCTCCGAAATCAGAAACTTATCTTATTTTTAGGGCGTATTGATCCTAAAAAAGGATTAGATTTGTTAGCCTCTGCGTTTGCTGCTATTCACCAAAAGGTTCCTGACGCTCATCTGGTAATTGCTGGCCCAGATAGTATTGGTTTTCTCCCGACTGCACAACAATACTTTGCCAATGCCCACTGTCTCGAAGCTGTTACCTTTACTGGAATGCTCAGTGGCGATATTAAATATTCTGCCCTCGCTACCGCCAGTGTTTACGTTGCTCCCTCTTACTCCGAAGGCTTTAGCATGTCCATCTTAGAAGGCATGGCTAGCGGTTTACCCTGTGTGTTTACCAATGCTTGTAACTTTCCTGAGGCTGCCAATGTCGCCAAAATTGTTTCCGTTGACCAAGAGCAAATAGCCCAGGCCATATATTGGTGTTTGGCTAATCCAGAAGATGCTGTAGTAATGGGCGATCATGCCCGCCAATTTATCTCTGAACATTACACTTGGGATAAAATTGCGATTAAACTTATTGGTGTTTACCAGTCGATCTTGAACCAAGGCGATTCTTCACAGTAG
- a CDS encoding YdcF family protein, which yields MGGDSRREAFTASFAQQHPTLGIWVSSSIPTPQATAIFQQAAIPENRLHIDHRAIDTVTNFTTLVKDFSDRHIQHVYLITSDFHMRRAQAIAFFVFGSRGIITTPIPIPSNQPNETLWHVSRDIGRAILWIITGRTGVSLHPQLGAAFPSSSCTYFTKSERLK from the coding sequence CTGGGCGGAGACTCTAGACGGGAAGCCTTCACCGCCTCCTTTGCCCAACAGCACCCAACCCTCGGCATTTGGGTGTCCTCCAGTATTCCGACCCCCCAGGCCACAGCCATTTTTCAACAAGCTGCCATTCCTGAGAACCGTCTCCACATCGATCACCGCGCCATCGATACCGTCACCAATTTCACCACCCTCGTCAAAGACTTTAGTGATCGCCATATCCAGCACGTTTACCTAATCACCTCTGATTTTCATATGCGTCGTGCCCAGGCGATCGCCTTCTTTGTTTTCGGCAGTCGCGGCATTATCACCACCCCCATCCCCATTCCCTCCAACCAACCTAACGAAACCCTCTGGCATGTCTCCCGTGATATCGGGCGAGCAATCCTCTGGATCATCACCGGCCGTACCGGAGTCAGCCTACATCCCCAGTTGGGAGCAGCATTTCCTTCAAGCAGCTGTACATATTTCACCAAGTCAGAAAGGTTAAAATGA
- a CDS encoding putative colanic acid biosynthesis acetyltransferase, whose protein sequence is MSFIHLDRYTTGDYTPGASFLRQLLWFFIGDPVVRTRLIPLSSFKVWVLRRFGATIGQGVRLKPGVRVKFPWRLTIGDHCWIGENTWFDNLAPITLADHVCISQDVYLCTGNHDWSDPNFKLVTGSIRIEQGSWLGARSSIAPGVTIGEGAVLCLGSVALRSLDPMTIYGGNPAIALKPRIIHLQCEDFQDP, encoded by the coding sequence GTGAGTTTTATCCATCTCGACCGCTATACCACCGGAGACTATACTCCCGGCGCTTCCTTTCTAAGGCAACTCTTGTGGTTTTTTATCGGTGATCCTGTGGTGCGAACTCGATTGATTCCCCTATCCTCTTTTAAAGTTTGGGTATTGAGACGCTTTGGCGCCACCATTGGTCAAGGGGTGAGGCTTAAACCCGGCGTGCGCGTTAAATTTCCTTGGCGACTGACCATCGGCGATCATTGCTGGATTGGCGAAAATACTTGGTTTGATAACTTGGCACCAATTACCCTTGCTGACCATGTTTGTATTTCCCAGGATGTCTATCTCTGCACTGGTAATCACGATTGGAGCGACCCGAACTTTAAGCTAGTCACCGGTTCTATTCGCATTGAACAGGGCAGTTGGCTGGGGGCCCGCAGTAGTATTGCTCCTGGTGTCACCATCGGCGAAGGGGCGGTGCTTTGTTTAGGGAGTGTTGCCTTGCGATCGCTCGACCCGATGACTATCTATGGTGGTAATCCGGCGATCGCCTTAAAGCCCCGCATCATTCATCTGCAATGTGAAGACTTTCAAGATCCATGA